In Aspergillus oryzae RIB40 DNA, chromosome 6, one genomic interval encodes:
- a CDS encoding uncharacterized protein (predicted protein) → MSSKPIDNQGPTILAVCWILVLIPALIVALRMYCKVILNRGFGWDDMVISLALVLLLVYTALTTRGVQMGVIGKHVGDIDDPSKTPEALKLIYIGMIICIISCVLSKTSFAITLLRIVTRPWQKAILWFIIVSMNVIMWLCAICYLLQCKPAAALWRSELMSTADCWPSSIFQTIALTAGGTNHKNDPARADGLTCFLAYSGCMDFILALLPWLVIWKLQMKRREKLGIAIAMSLGIFAAATAFIKTTKLTNVSNVADYTYACSEILIWASAETGLTIFAASIPSLRVLFVRMSSSYNRSDEPSSYAYSSSAKKSRNRRGLSGSRQRDPYYCGDTIILPDRRDDNSAKSILGSSGIKQTQEVLVTYDQGPEENEQVADRIDILRSGSHR, encoded by the exons ATGTCGTCGAAGCCGATTGACAACCAGGGTCCGACCATCCTGGCCGTGTGCTGGATCCTGGTCTTAATCCCGGCCCTTATTGTAGCCCTCCGGATGTATTGCAAGGTAATATTGAATAGAGGATTCGGATGGGATGACATGGTAATCAGTCTGGCCCTG GTATTACTCCTCGTCTACACAGCGCTCACCACCCGAGGCGTCCAGATGGGCGTAATCGGTAAACATGTTGGCGATATTGATGACCCCAGTAAAACGCCTGAAGCGCTGAAGTTGATCTATATTGGCATGATTATATGCATCATCAGCTGTGTGCTCAGCAAGACGTCCTTCGCCATCACCCTGTTGCGCATCGTGACGCGCCCCTGGCAGAAGGCGATCCTATGGTTTATCATCGTCTCTATGAATGTCATCATGTGGCTATGCGCCATCTGCTACCTGCTCCAGTGCAAGCCAGCTGCGGCACTCTGGCGTTCCGAGCTCATGTCAACGGCGGACTGTTGGCCCAGCTCTATCTTCCAAACCATTGCTCTTACTGCCGGAGGTACTAATCACAAAAATGATCCCGCGAGAGCAGATGGGCTGACATGTTTCCTAGCGTATTCCGGATGTATGGATTTTATCTTGGCCTTACTGCCATGGTTGGTGATTTGGAAGCTGCAGATGAAGCGACGTGAGAAGCTAGGCATCGCGATTGCTATGAGTCTAGGTATCTT TGCGGCAGCAACGGCGTTCATCAAGACCACGAAACTAACGAACGTGTCTAACGTCGCCGATTACACCT ATGCTTGCTCCGAGATTCTCATATGGGCCTCGGCTGAAACGGGCCTGACCATCTTCGCCGCCTCGATTCCTTCCCTTCGCGTGCTGTTTGTTCGGATGAGTTCCTCCTACAATCGCAGTGATGAGCCATCTTCCTATGCCTACAGCAGCTCCGCAAAGAAAAGCCGGAATCGCCGTGGCCTGTCCGGATCTCGCCAACGTGATCCTTACTACTGTGGAGATACGATCATCCTTCCCGACCGACGAGACGATAATAGTGCGAAAAGTATTCTGGGCAGTTCAGGGATCAAGCAGACGCAAGAGGTCCTTGTGACATACGACCAGGGCCCAGAGGAGAACGAACAGGTGGCAGATAGGATAGATATTTTGCGCTCAGGGTCACACCGGTAG
- a CDS encoding cytochrome P450 (cytochrome P450 CYP11/CYP12/CYP24/CYP27 subfamilies) — protein sequence MLSITELIMDLGLAIVILGVSHLLWNYLSSPLKAFPGPLWASFTNLWRLQDVFKGRCDITHNQLHRKYGTAVRMGPKVLSLSDPSVIPHVFNSKNPWMKSDMYNVNDVIVSGVRLKNLFSHQDEKWHSTYIRPVKGLYSMTKVQDMEPGVDVTINLFMDKLRERFVEKGQLCDMADYLNFFAWDVMSQITFSQNLGILEAGSDYQGFLGRSNKSLDYFASISQMPILDLLLDKNPIVRLGPPTFVWANIFSLEQLQKRLSGGTPPSGHTDFLDKFLETKKKYPDLVNDNTVVTYLLSNTLAGSDTTGSAMCSAVYHILKHPRVHRKLREELYAAKVPLPAKWKDLQGLTYLDAVMRESMRVNPGVGLMIERIVPEGGFTLPDGRFIPAGTIVGMNPWVINKNEAIFGANTEEFIPERWLPSPGESDQAYQARFTKMKSTDFTFGAGPRMCMGRYLSQLESYKLIATLFSTFEMELPSLDHTWHVTNSWFVRHKSIPVKMRERTDLAVSV from the exons ATGTTATCTATCACCGAGCTGATAATGGACCTGGGGTTGGCAATCGTCATCCTGGGGGTCTCTCACCTTCTTTGGAACTacctttcctcccctttGAAGGCCTTTCCAGGGCCACTCTGGGCTAGCTTCACCAATCTGTGGCGTCTTCAAGATGTATTCAAGGGGCGATGTGATATAACACACAATCAGCTGCACCGCAAGTATGGAACCGCGGTGCGGATGGGTCCCAAAGTTCTCAGTCTTTCAGATCCAAGCGTCATCCCTCATGTCTTCAATTCGAAGAACCCATGGATGAAG AGTGATATGTATAATGTGAACGACGTGATTGTCTCCGGAGTGCGCCTCAAGAACCTCTTCTCGCATCAAGATGAAAAATGGCACTCGACCTACATTCGACCGGTGAAGGGGCTCTATTCCATGACCAAGGTTCAGGACATGGAGCCTGGCGTGGATGTAACCATTAACCTGTTCATGGATAAACTGCGGGAGCGATTTGTCGAAAAGGGCCAGCTTTGCGACATGGCGGACTACCTTAATTTTT TTGCATGGGATGTTATGAGTCAAATCACTTTCTCTCAGAACCTGGGCATCCTAGAAGCCGGGTCGGACTACCAAGGCTTCCTGGGCCGATCGAACAAGAGTCTCGACTACTTTGCCTCG ATCTCCCAAATGCCGATCTTAGATTTGCTTCTGGACAAGAACCCCATCGTTCGTCTGGGTCCGCCCACCTTTGTGTGGGCCAATATCTTCAGTCTTGAGCAGCTGCAAAAACGCCTGAGTGGTGGGACTCCACCGAGTGGCCACACAGACTTCCTCGATAAGTTCCTggagaccaagaagaagtatCCAGACCTTGTCAACGATAACACCGTCGTCACCTATCTTCTGTCCAACACCTTGGCCGGTAGCGATACCACCGGCAGCGCGATGTGCTCCGCGGTGTATCACATCCTGAAGCATCCCCGTGTCCATCGAAAGTTACGTGAGGAACTGTATGCGGCAAAGGTCCCCCTTCCAGCCAAGTGGAAAGACCTGCAGGGCCTCACATATCTTGACGCCGTCATGCGGGAGTCCATGCGAGTTAACCCTGGTGTTGGCCTCATGATCGAGCGAATTGTTCCCGAAGGAGGCTTTACTCTTCCCGACGGACGTTTCATCCCCGCGGGGACTATCGTTGGCATGAACCCCTGGGTGATCAACAAGAATGAAGCCATATTCGGGGCCAACACTGAGGAATTTATTCCAGAGCGTTGGCTCCCAAGCCCGGGTGAAAGCGACCAAGCCTACCAAGCACGATTTACTAAAATGAAGAGTACTGACTTTACGTTCGGGGCTGGCCCCCGGATGTGTATGGGACGCTATCTTTCCCAACTCGAGAGCTACAAGCTCATTGCGACTCTGTTCAGCACCTTTGAG ATGGAGCTTCCGAGTCTCGATCACACGTGGCATGTCACCAACTCATGGTTTGTGAGACACAAGAGTATTCCTGTCAAGATGAGGGAGCGCACAGACCTGGCTGTCAGTGTTTAA
- a CDS encoding uncharacterized protein (predicted protein), whose amino-acid sequence MSVSSKTSHYDPFRGESSREIALECVVATFIAIAWCNSIELVVLCFTTFKRYAGCYFWSLIIASVSIIPFALGYALLIFKIFPSYFSVALEVVGWWGMVTGQSMVLWSRLHLVVHSRKILRWTLIMIIVDAILFHVPASVLEFGAHSNHQDQFNPAFDIFERIQLVAFSVQEIVLSVIYAWAAVEMLKLLPRGHYKGILIHLLVINFVMISMDAVVVGMQYAGFFRLHVSLKAMFYSVKLKMEYAILGNLVHVAAVPVHPLSSYTPTDRASSVSHI is encoded by the coding sequence ATGTCTGTCAGTTCAAAGACCAGTCACTATGATCCCTTTCGCGGCGAGTCCAGTCGCGAGATTGCTCTGGAATGTGTCGTGGCGACGTTCATCGCCATCGCATGGTGTAATTCTATCGAACTTGTCGTCCTGTGTTTCACAACCTTTAAACGATATGCGGGATGCTATTTTTGGAGCCTGATCATAGCCTCTGTCAGCATCATTCCCTTTGCACTGGGCTATGCGCTGCTCATTTTTAAAATCTTCCCCAGTTATTTCTCGGTCGCACTCGAGGTTGTAGGCTGGTGGGGCATGGTCACCGGCCAATCCATGGTCCTCTGGTCTCGCCTGCATCTCGTCGTCCACAGTCGCAAGATACTGAGATGGACACtgatcatgatcatcgtGGACGCCATTCTGTTTCATGTCCCGGCATCGGTCCTTGAGTTCGGCGCTCATTCCAACCACCAAGACCAGTTCAATCCGGcctttgatatcttcgaacGGATTCAACTAGTGGCCTTCTCGGTGCAAGAGATCGTCCTATCGGTCATTTATGCGTGGGCCGCAGTCGAAATGCTGAAACTTCTGCCCCGGGGCCATTATAAAGGCATCCTGATCCATCTCCTGGTTATCAATTTCGTTATGATTAGTATGGACGCGGTGGTAGTGGGCATGCAATATGCCGGCTTCTTTCGCCTCCACGTATCCCTGAAAGCGATGTTTTACAGtgtgaagctgaagatggagTATGCCATCCTGGGAAATTTGGTTCATGTCGCCGCCGTTCCGGTGCATCCTTTATCAAGCTACACTCCGACCGACAGAGCCAGTTCTGTGTCGCACATATGA
- a CDS encoding uncharacterized protein (predicted protein): MAKTERKTPIEGASIPLGSSPSDDGASSSRHTNHAVLITWSSFVVTIPILALTVAFLVLVFKYRVSHGDAPFESLRTSDAKDEGSALFVNMNSSILLFLASWASSVATMLSGFMLTLASFLIARRFFQDIQSSRVTRLPTPYQLALTLKFLDGSTLGAIWSWIVYLVSWRKKRAPLTPPLTAASSIALLATLLGLLVALGDTWLHLTTTTVEFTQVVPVTNQTNYGFGLIPECLTSNNSVAAQSGEQILCSVSLAVTGSFLRNGTTSLGVLNDMSDQATVSTYTDPQANKYTFLQAPEGASLSNRDYTAKTYGARTQCELISTKCKLQNNASIVTYNCSSDFAGSFTQSGLKTAFFTNDSMAEDMSQRRGQPILLCGGRHHESSRRGCAELNRVCQESSRSICVHFGL, translated from the exons ATGGCGAAAACAGAACGCAAGACGCCGATCGAGGGCGCTTCGATTCCATTAGGCAGTTCCCCAAGTGACGATGGTGCTTCGTCTTCAAGGCATACAAACCATGCGGTGTTAATTACCTGGAGTTCTTTTGTGGTCACGATCCCCATCCTCGCATTAACGGTGGCATTCCTGGTGCTAGTATTCAAGTATCGTGTGAGCCATGGAGATGCTCCGTTCGAGAGCCTCCGCACCTCGGATGCGAAGGATGAAGGCAGCGCGCTTTTTGTCAATATGAATTCCAGTATCCTCCTGTTTTTAGCTTCCTGGGCGAGCTCTGTGGCGACGATGCTGTCTGGGTTCATGTTAACCCTCGCCTCGTTTCTCATAGCACGCCGATtcttccaggatatccagagTTCTCGTGTGACTCGCCTGCCAACCCCATATCAGTTGGCACTGACCTTGAAGTTTCTGGATGGAAGCACTCTTGGTGCGATCTGGAGTTGGATCGTCTATCTCGTttcatggagaaagaagcgtGCACCGCTGACACCTCCCTTGACCGCTGCTTCATCGATTGCATTACTCGCAACTCTGCTTGG GCTGCTCGTTGCCCTAGGAGACACCTGGCTGCATcttaccaccaccaccgtggAATTCACTCAAGTTGTGCCGGTCACGAACCAGACAAACTATGGTTTTGGACTTATACCCGAATGTTTGACGAGCAACAACTCGGTGGCAGCGCAGAGCGGAGAGCAGATCTTATGTAGTGTTTCACTAGCGGTTACCGGCAGCTTCCTGAGAAACGGAACGACCTCACTCGGGGTGCTGAACGACATGTCCGACCAGGCGACCGTCTCGACATATACCGACCCCCAGGCGAACAAGTACACCTTCCTGCAAGCACCGGAAGGGGCATCACTGTCCAACCGAGACTATACCGCGAAGACCTACGGAGCGCGAACACAATGTGAACTGATATCGACCAAGTGTAAATTGCAAAACAACGCTTCAATCGTCACTTACAACTGCTCCAGTGATTTCGCTGGAAGTTTCACTCAGAGTGGCTTGAAAACGGCATTCTTCACCAATGATAGCATGGCCGAAGACATGAGCCAGA GGCGTGGGCAACCCATACTACTTTGCGGCGGCCGACATCATGAGTCTAGCCGGCGGGGATGCGCCGAACTCAACCGAGTTTGTCAAGAGTCTTCACGGTCCATATGCGTTCATTTTGGGTTGTAA
- a CDS encoding uncharacterized protein (predicted protein), with the protein MEVVIKIRKGFIRVAVETGADIVPVVAFGENEIFDRVDVTSRSVLRIAARVWEWFVGHKVAFSIGRFNIFCPYRKPLNVVVGNPIPVTQQRWDPDEKYIDQLHQQYMRELERLWDSWKDTFGTDKSVKFEVVE; encoded by the coding sequence ATGGAGGTCGTGATCAAAATCCGCAAGGGTTTTATCCGAGTCGCCGTGGAAACTGGCGCCGACATCGTGCCGGTGGTCGCCTTTGGGGAGAACGAGATCTTCGACCGCGTGGACGTCACATCCAGATCTGTGCTCCGCATCGCTGCGCGGGTGTGGGAATGGTTTGTTGGCCACAAAGTGGCATTCTCCATTGGCCGGTTTAACATCTTCTGCCCTTATCGTAAGCCGTTGAATGTGGTCGTGGGCAATCCCATTCCTGTCACTCAACAACGATGGGACCCCGATGAGAAATATATCGATCAGTTACACCAGCAATACATGAGAGAGTTAGAGAGGCTATGGGATAGTTGGAAGGACACCTTTGGGACTGATAAATCCGTGAAgtttgaggtggtggaaTAA
- a CDS encoding Diacylglycerol acyltransferase family (predicted protein) → MASNQRTSVLFLANSEHGQTNIILAITHELLVRGDVDVHIGSFPALERRIDKLLADNASAYDGSFRSRIHFHPIRGPSNTDVFIRTGKRGAFHPPGYHGAVLGFQSLCEDIWGWTEEEYVDIYNCCVEIIKTVQPSVIAADFFFLQGRDAAYNTGYTAILINTTSLTHIVLGLQSQSAALWKYPLPGTGFPYPLPWHLVPLNALAVVKTAKMYHGSGRRREIREWRIRHKIHGRFPFADAWRPDRFHLSPALKELDWPMDVPDNIFPCGPILLPTASVHKQDPELASWLQRAPTILVNLGTLYAPDPKVAENIASGLKLFIDAWKGEKIQILWKLPKHPHDEDDVYSRSIEPLRQETETDRVRIHPWFSVEPMAMLQTGQIVCSVHHGGANSWYEAIQNGVPHVVLPAWQDCYENAARAEWLGIGVYGNKTRAPNINDRELSKALLKVMSDRSYKEKALDLAKLCQKKEGRVAAAEKIVELARNPDLMAMHIPDMKIGDSQCQLSEIRNRSGMTLQSVQLPPPEVKPTAKYISLTVTPLLSIPVVTDP, encoded by the exons ATGGCTAGTAATCAGCGCACAAGTGTGCTGTTTCTCGCAAATAGCGAGCATGGCCAAACAAACATTATTCTGGCGATCACGCACGAGCTGCTGGTGCGAGGAGATGTGGATGTGCATATTGGCTCTTTCCCTGCCCTTGAGCGACGCATTGATAAGCTCTTGGCTGACAATGCCTCCGCGTATGATGGTTCATTCCGGTCGCGGATTCACTTCCATCCTATTAGAGGACCTTCAAATACAGATGTCTTTATCCGCACTGGGAAGCGAGGCGCTTTCCATCCTCCTGGGTACCATGGAGCGGTACTTGGGTTCCAGTCTCTGTGCGAAGACATCTGGGGTTGGACGGAAGAGGAATACGTAGATATCTACAACTGCTGCgtggagatcatcaagaCCGTTCAGCCGTCAGTCATCGCGgccgacttcttcttcctacaAGGCAGAGATGCTGCGTATAACACGGGGTACACGGCGATTTTGATCAATACTACGTCGCTCACTCATATTGTTCTTGGATTGCAGTCACAATCCGCTGCGTTGTGGAAATATCCCTT GCCGGGAACAGGATTTCCATACCCTCTTCCATGGCATTTAGTTCCACTCAACGCTCTTGCTGTGGTCAAAACAGCTAAGATGTACCATGGAAGTGGGCGGCGACGTGAGATTCGCGAGTGGAGGATTCGGCACAAGATCCACGGTCGGTTTCCGTTTGCTGATGCCTGGAGGCCCGATCGGTTCCATCTTTCCCCAGCGTTAAAAGAGCTGGACTGGCCTATGGATGTGCCCGATAATATTTTTCCTTGTGGACCGATTTTACTCCCCACGGCTTCGGTTCATAAACAGGACCCCGAATTGGCAAGTTGGCTGCAGAGAGCGCCGACTATCTTGGTCAATCTTGGGACGCTCTATGCGCCCGACCCTAAGGTTGCAGAGAATATTGCGTCAGgtctcaagctcttcatagATGCTTGGAAAGgggagaagatccagatTCTGTGGAAGCTTCCTAAACACCCgcatgatgaggatgatgtatACAGCCGGTCCATCGAGCCGCTTAGACAGGAGACTGAAACCGATCGCGTTCGGATCCATCCATGGTTCTCCGTTGAGCCCATGGCCATGCTTCAAACGGGGCAGATTGTCTGCTCCGTTCACCACGGTGGAGCGAACTCGTGGTACGAGGCTATCCA GAATGGCGTCCCCCATGTGGTTCTACCAGCCTGGCAGGATTGCTATGAGAACGCTGCGCGAGCGGAGTGGCTTGGAATTGGGGTGTACGGCAACAAAACCCGAGCTCCGAATATCAATGATCGAGAGTTAAGTAAAGCACTCTTGAAGGTCATGAGCGATCGCTcatataaagaaaaagctcTTGACCTTGCCAAACTATgtcagaagaaagaaggacgTGTGGCAGCTGCGGAAAAGATTGTCGAGCTGGCGCGCAACCCGGACCTGATGGCCATGCACATTCCGGATATGAAGATCGGTGATTCTCAATGTCAGCTCAGTGAAATCCGAAACCGTTCAGGAATGACTCTCCAGTCGGTCCAGTTGCCTCCGCCGGAAGTCAAGCCAACAGCTAAGTACATCTCCCTAACCGTAACACCATTGCTGTCCATTCCGGTTGTAACTGACCCATGA
- a CDS encoding putative ABC multidrug transporter (multidrug/pheromone exporter, ABC superfamily), whose product MKSDKDILMKPLPKSPGTGSTTTGHSVSHAEEVLDRQLHTPVSQIGFFGIYRYATRWDVAILFGSALAAIAGGAALPLFTVLFGRLTSTFQDIATHRITYDHFHHELTKNVVYFIYLGAAEFVAIYLATVGFIYTGDHVVQQIRVEYFQAILRQNIAFFDTLGAGEITTRITADTNLIQDGISEKVGLALTGLSTFVTAFIIAYIKNWKLALICSASLLALLLTMGGCSTLMLIFSKKALEYQGRGASMAEDILDSIRTVAAFNAQETLARKYESHLKDAEGPGMKSKVIFAIMVGALLCIMYLNYGLGFWMGSRFLVEGISNIKAGDVLTIMMAIILGSYNLGNVAPNGQALSNAVAAASKLYSTIDRQSPLDALSDQGKTLEFVRGNIVLQNIRHVYPSRPEVTVAHDLSCYIPAGKTTAFVGPSGSGKSTIISLLERFYDPVAGTIMLDGHDIQTLNLRWLRQQMSLVSQEPRLFATTIAENIRYGIIGSRFEKESTYEIRKRVEAAARMANAHDFIMALPNGYDTNIESFSLSGGQKQRIAIARAIIKDPKILLLDEATSALDTKSEKLVQAALDKASKGRTTIVIAHRLSTIQKAYNIIVLANGQIVEQGPHEHLMDRRGIYCDMVEAQQIKKRYSRYSKRYSQLLTNLSPKHNPMTFFFDKDYPGDDESDIYSILSDDASDIGLHTGEKQRPVSRMSLSHLMQPVKEEAYSFWTLFKFLASFNRPEWPFLLLGLCASILAGGIQPSQAVLFAKAVSTLSLPPLEYPKLRHDANFWCLMFLMIGIVSLVLYSVQGTLFAYSSEKMVYRARSQAFRVILHQDISFFDQQENTTGALTATLSAGTKELTGISGVTLGTILIVSVNLVASLGVALVIGWKLALVCISAVPALLMCGFVRVWMLERFQRRAKKAYQESASSACEAASAIRTVVSLTMETEALQSYQAQLRRQLKSDILPIVKSSLLYASSQALPFFCMALGFWYGGSLLGHGEYSLFQFYVCFSEVIFGAQAAGTVFSHAPDMGKAKHAAREFKRLFSSDTMHASRSKGVPVTSMRGLVEFRDVSFRYPSRLEQPILRHLNLTIKPGQFVALVGASGSGKSTTIALLERFYDPLKGGVYVDGKNIITLEMSSYRSHLALISQEPTLFQGTIRENILLGSNTPHVTDDFLVKACKDANIYDFILSLPQGFNTIVGNKGGMLSGGQKQRIAIARALIRNPKILLLDEATSALDSESEKVVQAALDAAARGRTTIAVAHRLSTIQRADLIYVLDQGEVVESGTHRELLRKKGRYYELVHLQNPDATGTK is encoded by the exons ATGAAGTCCGACAAGGATATACTGATGAAGCCGCTCCCAAAG TCTCCTGGGACGGGCAGTACGACTACGGGTCACTCTGTCTCGCACGCTGAAGAGGTCCTCGATCGACAGCTCCATACGCCGGTGTCGCAAATCGGCTTTTTTGGTATCTATCGATATGCGACTCGATGGGATGTCGCCATTCTCTTCGGCAGTGCGCTTGCTGCGATCGCAGGCGGTGCAGCACTACCTCTCTTCACG GTCCTCTTCGGCAGGTTGACGTCGACCTTTCAAGACATCGCTACCCATCGGATTACTTACGATCACTTCCATCACGAGCTGACCAAGAATGTGGTCTACTTCATATACTTGGGTGCTGCTGAGTTCGTCGCGATTTATCTAGCGACCGTCGGCTTCATTTATACCGGCGACCATGTCGTACAGCAGATTCGGGTGGAATACTTCCAGGCTATCTTAAGGCAGAATATTGCCTTCTTCGACACTCTTGGTGCTGGGGAGATCACAACGAGGATCACCGCCGACACGAACCTGATTCAAGACGGTATCTCCGAAAAGGTCGGCCTAGCCTTGACCGGGCTTTCGACGTTCGTGACGGCGTTCATCATCGCCTATATAAAGAACTGGAAGCTGGCACTAATCTGTAGTGCCAGCCTGCTCGCATTGCTGTTGACCATGGGTGGTTGCTCCACCCTCATGCTCATTTTTAGCAAGAAAGCATTGGAATACCAGGGTCGTGGCGCCAGTATGGCCGAGGACATCCTTGACTCCATCCGGACCGTCGCAGCGTTTAATGCTCAGGAAACACTGGCGCGGAAGTACGAATCGCATCTCAAGGATGCCGAAGGACCCGGAATGAAGTCAAAAGTGATCTTCGCCATCATGGTGGGAGCATTACTATGCATCATGTATCTCAACTATGGACTTGGCTTCTGGATGGGGTCTcgcttcctcgtcgaaggaATCAGTAACATCAAAGCCGGGGATGTGCTGACCATCATGATGGCCATCATCCTAGGTTCCTATAATCTGGGCAATGTGGCCCCCAATGGACAAGCGCTGTCGAACGCTGTGGCGGCAGCATCAAAGCTGTATAGCACCATTGACCGTCAATCCCCTTTAGATGCGTTGTCCGATCAGGGCAAGACGCTGGAGTTTGTCCGAGGAAATATTGTCCTCCAGAACATCAGGCACGTTTATCCCTCGCGACCCGAGGTCACTGTTGCCCATGATCTGAGTTGCTATATTCCTGCCGGTAAGACGACTGCCTTCGTGGGTCCCTCAGGGTCCGGCAAAAGTACCATCATCAGCTTGCTTGAGCGGTTTTATGACCCAGTCGCGGGGACCATTATGCTCGACGGCCACGATATCCAGACATTGAATCTCCGATGGCTGCGACAGCAAATGTCGCTCGTGTCGCAAGAGCCGAGACTCTTCGCCACCACCATCGCGGAGAATATCCGTTATGGTATCATTGGCTCTCGATTCGAAAAGGAATCGACGTACGAGATCCGAAAGCGAGTCGAAGCAGCAGCTCGAATGGCAAATGCGCACGACTTCATCATGGCGCTTCCAAATGGTTATGATACAAATATCGAGAGCTTCTCGCTTTCTGGGGGCCAGAAGCAGCGCATCGCTATTGCCAGAGCTATCATAAAAGACCCTAAGATCCTACTCTTAGACGAAGCAACATCCGCCTTGGACACGAAATCCGAAAAGCTCGTTCAGGCAGCGCTTGACAAGGCTTCTAAGGGTAGAACGACTATTGTCATCGCTCATCGGCTGTCCACAATCCAGAAGGCATACAACATCATTGTTCTTGCCAATGGTCAGATTGTTGAGCAAGGGCCGCATGAGCATTTGATGGATCGACGGGGGATCTATTGTGACATGGTGGAAGCGCAGCAGATTAAGAAACGGTACTCGAGATACTCCAAGAGATATTCCCAGCTATTGACGAACTTGTCCCCTAAGCATAACCcaatgaccttcttcttcgacaaagATTACCCGGGCGATGACGAGTCCGATATTTACAGCATCCTCAGTGATGACGCATCCGATATTGGATTGCACACTGGGGAGAAACAAAGACCAGTGTCGAGAATGTCACTATCTCATCTCATGCAGCcggtcaaggaagaggcaTATTCTTTCTGGACTTTGTTCAAGTTCCTTGCCTCGTTCAACCGTCCCGAGTGGCCGTTTTTATTACTAGGGCTCTGCGCATCTATACTGGCAGGGGGGATCCAACCATCGCAGGCTGTGCTGTTTGCGAAGGCTGTCAGCACCCTCAGCCTGCCCCCTCTTGAATATCCGAAGCTCCGGCACGATGCCAACTTCTGGTGCCTCATGTTTCTCATGATTGGCATTGTGTCGCTTGTGTTGTATAGTGTGCAAGGGACCTTGTTTGCATATAGTTCCGAAAAGATGGTCTACCGGGCCCGCAGTCAAGCATTCCGGGTGATACTGCACCAGgatatctctttcttcgatcAACAGGAAAACACGACAGGCGCATTAACAGCCACTCTGAGCGCGGGGACCAAAGAACTAACTGGCATTAGTGGCGTCACATTGGGGACTATCTTGATTGTCTCTGTCAATCTTGTGGCTTCCTTGGGGGTAGCCCTTGTAATAGGCTGGAAGTTGGCACTGGTGTGCATCTCCGCGGTTCCAGCCCTGCTGATGTGTGGATTTGTTCGCGTTTGGATGTTGGAGCGGTTCCAACGAAGGGCCAAGAAAGCATATCAAGAATCAGCTAGTTCTGCTTGTGAGGCAGCCTCTGCCATCCGTACGGTCGTTTCTTTGACCATGGAGACGGAGGCTTTGCAATCCTATCAAGCACAGCTCCGTCGGCAGCTGAAGAGTGATATACTCCCCATTGTGAAATCGTCCTTACTCTACGCCAGCTCACAGGCGTTGCCTTTCTTCTGCATGGCGTTGGGGTTCTGGTATGGCGGGTCTCTACTTGGTCATGGAGAGTATTCCCTGTTTCAATTTTACGTGTGCTTCAGTGAGGTGATCTTTGGGGCCCAAGCCGCTGGAACGGTTTTCTCTCATGCCCCGGATATGGGAAAGGCGAAGCACGCTGCCCGTGAGTTCAAACGTCTGTTCAGCAGCGACACAATGCATGCTTCTCGGAGCAAAGGAGTTCCGGTTACGTCCATGCGAGGACTGGTGGAGTTCCGCGATGTCTCCTTTCGATATCCCAGTCGCTTGGAACAACCAATCCTTCGCCACTTGAACCTGACCATCAAGCCAGGGCAATTTGTTGCACTAGTGGGTGCGAGTGGAAGCGGCAAGAGCACTACCATTGCGTTGCTGGAGAGATTCTATGATCCCCTCAAAGGTGGTGTTTACGtagatggaaagaatattaTCACTCTCGAGATGTCTTCCTATCGCAGTCACTTGGCTCTCATTAGCCAAGAACCGACTTTGTTCCAAGGGACCATCCGAGAGAACATCCTGCTAGGGAGCAACACACCTCATGTCACAGATGATTTTCTTGTTAAAGCCTGCAAGGATGCAAACATATACGATTTCATATTGTCATTGCC GCAAGGCTTCAACACCATTGTTGGCAATAAGGGAGGCATGCTCTCCGGTGGCCAGAAACAGCGCATTGCCATCGCTCGGGCCCTCATTCGGAATCCAAAAATCCTCCTGTTGGACGAGGCTACGTCCGCGCTAGATTCCGAGTCGGAAAAGGTGGTCCAGGCAGCATTGGATGCCGCCGCGCGGGGACGCACAACGATCGCAGTTGCTCACCGGCTGAGCACTATCCAGCGCGCAGACTTGATATATGTGCTAGATCAGGGGGAGGTCGTTGAATCAGGTACGCACCGGGAACTTCTCCGGAAGAAGGGACGCTACTACGAACTCGTCCATCTACAGAATCCGGATGCCACGGGTACGAAGTAG